Proteins encoded in a region of the Paenibacillus pedocola genome:
- a CDS encoding TetR/AcrR family transcriptional regulator, with the protein MNSNSKRSVILTAASFVIRNQGVEKLTLEAVAKEAGVSKGGLLHHFSNKNALIQGLVEELTDGFVTDVQERAAISAVNEGKWSRAYTESVACDIKDGNGISTALTAALFSKPELLGKLQEQYALWQKDIENDGIDPVRSTIVRLAADGLWFSEMFSFGNLDAELREKVIQELLKMTY; encoded by the coding sequence ATGAACAGTAATTCGAAGCGGTCAGTTATTTTGACAGCCGCATCCTTCGTAATCAGGAACCAAGGGGTGGAGAAGCTTACGCTCGAGGCGGTTGCCAAAGAGGCAGGAGTCAGTAAGGGCGGGCTTCTGCACCATTTTTCAAATAAAAATGCTTTAATCCAAGGGTTAGTTGAAGAACTGACGGACGGCTTTGTCACCGATGTGCAGGAGCGGGCAGCCATTTCGGCTGTTAATGAAGGAAAGTGGAGCAGGGCCTATACGGAATCCGTTGCCTGTGATATCAAGGACGGGAATGGGATCAGCACCGCGCTTACCGCGGCTCTTTTCAGCAAGCCGGAGCTGCTCGGAAAACTGCAGGAACAGTATGCGCTGTGGCAAAAAGACATCGAGAACGATGGGATCGACCCTGTGCGGTCCACCATTGTAAGATTAGCTGCTGACGGCCTCTGGTTCTCCGAAATGTTCTCCTTTGGGAATCTGGACGCAGAGCTGCGCGAAAAGGTCATTCAGGAACTGCTGAAAATGACGTATTAG
- a CDS encoding hydrolase, with product MEELLFQFPKTALIVIDLQKWLGTQYAPHSAEQVVTRAATMVQAFREAGAFVGLVRVSTKDFKDMPRPLLDQAPPTFNLVPGWDEIVPEIGVTDTDHLITKRQWGAFYGTDLDLQLRRRGITTIVLCGIASGIGVDTTAREAFAHGYQVVFATDAMTGFSEEEHEHVIKAIFPRIGRIRSTEDILACAALQSYPASL from the coding sequence TTGGAAGAACTTTTGTTTCAATTCCCTAAGACGGCATTAATCGTAATCGACTTGCAGAAGTGGCTTGGAACCCAGTATGCCCCTCACTCGGCAGAGCAAGTCGTCACCCGCGCCGCCACTATGGTTCAAGCATTCCGTGAGGCAGGCGCATTTGTTGGGCTTGTTCGCGTATCCACGAAAGACTTCAAAGATATGCCTCGTCCGTTGCTGGATCAGGCCCCCCCAACCTTCAATCTGGTGCCTGGATGGGATGAAATTGTACCCGAGATCGGAGTCACTGACACCGATCATTTAATTACCAAGCGCCAATGGGGAGCATTTTACGGAACGGACTTGGATCTGCAGTTACGCCGGCGGGGCATCACGACGATCGTGCTTTGCGGCATTGCCTCTGGTATCGGCGTAGATACCACTGCGCGTGAAGCCTTCGCTCATGGGTATCAGGTAGTTTTTGCGACAGATGCCATGACCGGCTTCAGCGAGGAGGAACATGAACACGTAATTAAGGCCATATTCCCGCGTATTGGCAGAATCCGCTCGACCGAGGACATTCTTGCTTGCGCCGCGCTTCAATCTTATCCGGCATCTTTATAA
- a CDS encoding AraC family transcriptional regulator, with product MLPFSLVELPRNSDEFPLYPYSVGRHIQYHHVRPSGFPVHQIFLIRSGSGLFRDLTDGTETLLTPGMVFAYPPDRGHEYYPLSHEPWIVGFIGLMGSQSGPVLEGLRLLPSEPFLTGRFEECWEAIAEIWHTVDKHSAARLDEQTMQELSVTLYRLLLKLRRSEYGDSHANRPEAETVRNEALQKAVRLINEHFTEPLLIANLAAAVGYSVQHFQRLFLQEYGVTPHKYLQNLRLQRALQMITESPERPVQDLALNVGMETNYFIRVFRKTYGCTPGVMRSRLGGERI from the coding sequence ATGCTGCCTTTCTCCCTGGTGGAGCTGCCCCGCAATTCTGATGAATTTCCGCTCTATCCCTACTCGGTCGGCCGCCACATCCAATACCATCACGTCCGTCCTTCCGGGTTCCCTGTGCATCAGATTTTCCTGATCCGCAGCGGCAGCGGGCTGTTCCGCGACCTTACGGACGGCACCGAGACACTGCTGACTCCCGGCATGGTCTTTGCCTATCCGCCAGACCGGGGGCATGAATATTATCCGCTGTCCCACGAGCCTTGGATTGTCGGGTTTATCGGCTTGATGGGCAGCCAGTCCGGACCTGTACTTGAGGGGCTGCGCCTGCTGCCCTCCGAGCCCTTTCTAACCGGACGGTTCGAAGAATGCTGGGAGGCCATCGCGGAAATCTGGCATACCGTGGACAAGCATAGTGCCGCGCGTCTGGATGAGCAGACCATGCAGGAGCTGTCTGTTACACTGTACAGGCTGCTGCTGAAGCTTCGGCGCAGTGAATACGGCGACAGTCATGCTAACCGTCCGGAGGCCGAAACGGTCCGGAACGAGGCACTGCAAAAGGCCGTCCGCCTGATTAACGAGCATTTTACCGAACCGCTGCTGATCGCCAATCTTGCTGCCGCCGTCGGTTATTCCGTGCAGCATTTCCAGCGCCTGTTCCTGCAGGAATACGGTGTCACTCCGCATAAATATCTGCAGAACCTGCGGCTGCAGCGCGCGCTGCAAATGATTACCGAAAGCCCGGAACGGCCGGTGCAGGATCTCGCGCTGAACGTCGGCATGGAGACCAATTATTTCATCCGCGTCTTCCGTAAGACTTACGGCTGTACGCCGGGCGTCATGCGGAGCCGGCTGGGTGGTGAGCGAATTTGA
- a CDS encoding DMT family transporter, with protein sequence MKSYIYLAMAICFEIFGTMMLKLSDGFTNLLPGIGVVVGMGLSFFSLSMSLRVIPLSFAYAVWSGVGTAITALLGVVVWGDHFTFVSFIAIAAIIGGVVLLNSSNHPEKAPQG encoded by the coding sequence TTGAAAAGTTACATATACCTGGCTATGGCTATCTGCTTTGAAATATTCGGAACAATGATGCTTAAGTTATCGGACGGTTTCACGAACCTACTGCCCGGTATCGGGGTAGTTGTAGGTATGGGTTTATCTTTTTTTAGTTTATCTATGAGCCTGCGGGTCATTCCGCTCAGCTTCGCTTATGCGGTCTGGTCTGGTGTCGGGACGGCGATTACAGCCTTGCTCGGAGTTGTGGTGTGGGGCGATCATTTTACATTCGTGTCTTTCATCGCTATTGCTGCCATTATCGGCGGCGTGGTGCTGCTCAATTCGTCTAATCATCCGGAGAAGGCTCCGCAGGGGTAG
- the rsgA gene encoding ribosome small subunit-dependent GTPase A: protein MIDLKTYGYTEIEDIQDGLLPGRVTELRRERFTVITERGEVTAVLKGAFYHDAKTRSDFPCVGDFVLLQYNGSGDSLIVTVLPRRSKFSRADYSGHAAGYAKTIREQVVATNFDYVFILTSLNLDFNVTRIMRYLTQVRQSGSQPVAILTKADLVEDYNPLLAEVMNSIPDVPVHAICSHTSLGLNELTPYLMPGKTVVFLGMSGVGKSSLLNALMEQDVMKVQGIREVDSRGRHTTTHRQLFMLPSGTMVIDTPGMRELGLFDAAEGIHASFSDVEEWFPKCRFADCRHQAEPGCAIIAALEDGSLPRERWEHYVAQQHEHKFVHDKTGYLIDKRARNKTIAMQSKQTKKNGGWKK from the coding sequence ATGATCGATTTGAAAACCTATGGCTACACAGAAATAGAAGACATTCAAGACGGATTACTACCCGGCAGGGTTACCGAGCTGCGGCGTGAGCGCTTCACGGTTATAACCGAAAGGGGTGAAGTAACGGCCGTGCTCAAAGGAGCCTTTTATCACGATGCGAAAACACGCTCAGATTTTCCATGTGTCGGTGATTTCGTCTTACTGCAGTATAACGGGAGCGGAGATTCACTTATCGTTACGGTACTCCCCCGCCGCTCCAAGTTCTCACGCGCTGATTACTCCGGGCATGCCGCAGGCTACGCCAAAACCATCCGGGAGCAGGTCGTCGCAACCAACTTTGATTATGTATTTATCCTGACTTCGCTCAATTTGGATTTCAACGTTACCCGCATTATGCGGTATCTGACCCAGGTTAGACAGAGCGGCAGCCAGCCGGTCGCTATTTTAACCAAAGCTGATCTCGTTGAAGATTATAATCCCCTGCTCGCAGAAGTTATGAATAGCATTCCCGATGTGCCGGTACACGCCATTTGCAGTCATACCAGCCTTGGGCTGAATGAACTCACTCCCTACCTGATGCCAGGCAAAACAGTCGTTTTTCTCGGCATGTCCGGCGTCGGTAAATCCTCTCTGTTAAATGCGCTAATGGAACAGGATGTTATGAAGGTCCAGGGGATCAGGGAGGTTGACAGCCGGGGGCGGCATACGACAACACACCGTCAGCTGTTCATGCTCCCCTCAGGGACGATGGTCATTGATACGCCTGGAATGCGTGAGCTTGGGCTTTTTGATGCCGCTGAAGGCATACACGCAAGCTTTAGCGATGTGGAGGAGTGGTTTCCGAAGTGCCGCTTTGCGGATTGCCGCCATCAGGCAGAGCCGGGCTGTGCCATAATCGCCGCACTGGAGGATGGTTCGTTGCCGCGTGAACGTTGGGAGCACTATGTTGCCCAGCAGCATGAGCACAAATTTGTCCACGATAAAACAGGCTACCTCATTGACAAGCGGGCCCGAAACAAAACAATAGCCATGCAGAGCAAGCAAACGAAGAAAAACGGGGGATGGAAAAAATGA
- a CDS encoding SDR family oxidoreductase has product MNNSPYLLDMSKEFAGKRALVTGGTRGIGLAIVKRLHAAGAEVIATARSMPEALPEGVGFIQADVSLPEGVDHIVQETTQKLGGLDILINNVGGSWASTAGALAQTDEDWQTTFNANLFSSVRLDRGFLPYMAKQQSGVIVHISSIQRKHPGNMTMPYSAAKAALVNYSKNLATHFGPMGIRINALAPGFTETEAAERLIGRMAEQAGTDYTAARQQLMDELGGIPLGRPAKPEEVAELAAFLASSRASYITGCEYVIDGGTIRTV; this is encoded by the coding sequence ATGAATAACAGCCCGTACTTATTGGATATGAGCAAAGAATTTGCAGGTAAAAGAGCACTTGTGACCGGCGGAACCCGGGGGATCGGCCTCGCGATCGTAAAGCGTCTGCATGCAGCGGGAGCTGAAGTTATAGCTACGGCAAGATCCATGCCCGAAGCATTACCGGAGGGGGTAGGGTTCATTCAGGCCGATGTGAGCCTTCCGGAAGGCGTGGATCATATTGTTCAGGAAACGACCCAAAAGCTCGGCGGTCTAGATATTTTGATTAACAATGTGGGAGGTTCCTGGGCAAGTACAGCAGGAGCTTTAGCTCAAACAGATGAAGATTGGCAAACGACGTTTAATGCCAACCTGTTTTCTTCCGTCCGGCTTGATCGCGGTTTTTTGCCTTACATGGCTAAACAGCAAAGCGGAGTGATTGTCCATATCTCCTCTATTCAACGTAAGCATCCCGGCAACATGACCATGCCTTATTCGGCTGCCAAAGCTGCGCTCGTTAACTACAGTAAAAACCTGGCGACCCATTTTGGCCCTATGGGGATTAGAATCAACGCACTCGCGCCGGGATTTACCGAAACGGAAGCGGCGGAACGCTTAATTGGGAGAATGGCTGAACAAGCCGGAACGGACTATACAGCTGCCCGCCAGCAGTTAATGGACGAACTAGGCGGCATTCCTCTCGGCCGTCCGGCCAAACCTGAGGAGGTTGCCGAGCTCGCCGCCTTCCTTGCTTCAAGCAGAGCCTCTTATATTACTGGCTGTGAATATGTCATTGACGGGGGAACCATCCGCACCGTTTAA
- a CDS encoding aminoglycoside phosphotransferase family protein gives MTITIETLTYALSQQFKKEIYSADFQTTSLQGGTVGNVQLVTGTAETTDGEQLPYRVVLKIQKKWERYGDPGSWRREYDLYASDLGATFTDTFRWPVCYHAEMNAEQSEFQLWLEYIDGVSGLDLTGDMYEQAALELGRYQGKLYAEQSDVLERLTNLSRADLLKNTYLHYRSWPVVYDYIRSEDCEFPQHVRQMLIDIDEHSEEIFARIEQLPLVLCHRDFWVTNIIYDGGTIALIDWDISGWGYLGEDLASLLADEADLDHMLEYYQRCVPAYYKGFAEHTDAPPVADHCVCELILIMFGYRLVEGYVHAKDNDGKTLSLQTLQKIYEMNSSPVLS, from the coding sequence ATGACAATTACAATCGAAACACTAACCTATGCCTTAAGCCAACAGTTTAAGAAAGAAATCTACTCAGCAGACTTCCAGACCACTTCATTACAGGGCGGAACTGTAGGAAATGTACAACTGGTAACTGGAACCGCTGAAACCACTGACGGCGAGCAATTACCGTATCGTGTAGTGCTGAAAATTCAGAAAAAATGGGAGCGCTACGGGGATCCGGGTTCATGGCGGCGGGAGTATGATCTCTATGCCTCTGACTTAGGGGCAACGTTCACGGATACCTTCCGCTGGCCGGTATGTTATCACGCTGAAATGAATGCCGAGCAAAGTGAATTCCAGCTGTGGCTCGAATATATCGATGGCGTATCGGGCTTAGACTTAACTGGTGATATGTATGAACAGGCTGCACTGGAGCTAGGACGTTATCAAGGCAAGCTGTACGCGGAGCAGTCTGATGTGCTGGAGAGACTGACCAACCTAAGCCGGGCGGATCTCCTGAAGAACACATACCTCCATTACCGGTCTTGGCCGGTCGTCTACGACTATATCCGTTCCGAGGACTGCGAATTCCCGCAGCATGTGCGGCAAATGCTGATTGACATCGATGAGCATTCAGAGGAGATATTCGCTCGCATCGAACAATTGCCGCTCGTGCTGTGCCACCGGGACTTCTGGGTGACCAATATTATCTATGACGGAGGGACAATAGCACTCATTGACTGGGATATCTCCGGATGGGGCTACCTGGGCGAGGATCTCGCCAGCCTGCTTGCGGACGAAGCGGATCTCGATCACATGCTTGAATACTACCAGCGATGCGTCCCCGCGTATTACAAAGGCTTTGCAGAGCATACGGATGCTCCCCCTGTCGCCGATCATTGCGTCTGCGAGCTGATCCTGATCATGTTCGGCTACAGGCTTGTGGAAGGGTATGTCCATGCAAAGGACAATGACGGGAAGACACTTAGTCTTCAGACGCTCCAAAAAATCTATGAAATGAATAGCAGCCCTGTCCTGAGCTGA
- a CDS encoding helix-turn-helix transcriptional regulator produces MQISRLLQMTYILLEKGTVTAPELAERFEVSVRTVYRDVEALSQAGIPVYTSQGKGGGISLTDRFVLNKSLLTDKEQDEILFALQSFSAARLPDSGEVFSKLSSLFRKNSTSWIEVDFSPWGSGLKQKELYPLLKQAILERKVISFTYLDGAGEQKSRRAAPLKLLFKDRAWYVEAYSFEKAALRTFKITRMSNVRLIEGDGAHFLEPQQEWMESSGTYREEIKVNEMPRIPLVLKIDPAGAYRIVDEFREEDILKQEDGSFRITTDMPSGEWLIQYLLSYGDLLEVMEPGAVRLEMKTRTAKMAKKYLR; encoded by the coding sequence ATGCAAATTAGCAGATTACTTCAAATGACTTACATTTTATTGGAAAAGGGGACTGTCACGGCACCGGAGCTGGCTGAACGGTTCGAGGTGTCTGTCAGAACGGTCTACAGGGACGTTGAAGCTTTGAGCCAGGCTGGAATTCCGGTCTATACGAGCCAAGGAAAAGGCGGCGGCATTTCCCTTACAGACAGGTTTGTCTTGAACAAATCATTGCTTACCGACAAGGAGCAGGATGAAATCCTGTTTGCCCTGCAAAGCTTTTCCGCAGCCCGATTGCCTGATTCCGGCGAGGTCTTCTCAAAGCTGAGCAGCTTGTTCAGGAAAAATAGTACCAGCTGGATTGAAGTCGATTTCTCCCCATGGGGAAGCGGGCTAAAACAAAAAGAACTATACCCATTGCTGAAACAGGCTATTTTGGAGCGCAAAGTGATTTCGTTTACCTACTTGGACGGGGCCGGGGAACAAAAGAGCCGGAGAGCCGCACCACTGAAACTGCTGTTTAAGGATAGAGCCTGGTACGTGGAGGCCTACAGCTTTGAAAAAGCTGCTCTAAGAACCTTTAAGATTACCAGGATGTCGAATGTACGGCTTATAGAGGGGGACGGTGCCCATTTCTTGGAGCCTCAGCAGGAGTGGATGGAGTCTTCCGGGACTTACCGTGAAGAAATTAAGGTTAATGAAATGCCTAGAATCCCTCTGGTATTAAAAATAGATCCGGCAGGAGCCTATCGCATCGTGGATGAGTTTAGGGAAGAGGACATTTTGAAACAGGAAGACGGATCTTTCCGGATCACGACTGATATGCCTTCCGGAGAATGGCTTATTCAATATCTTCTTTCCTATGGAGATTTACTGGAGGTTATGGAGCCGGGGGCTGTCAGGCTGGAGATGAAAACCCGCACGGCCAAAATGGCCAAAAAATATTTAAGATAA
- a CDS encoding DMT family transporter: MNPFVFLAIAIVSEVCGSSLLKLSNGFKRLFPSLGVVAGLGSAFYFLSLALQSISLGTAYAIWSGVGTALTAMVGVFFYKERLNAKKILGLLLIIGGVITLKLATGGAH, translated from the coding sequence GTGAACCCCTTTGTATTTTTGGCTATTGCCATCGTCTCTGAGGTCTGCGGCAGTTCGCTGCTCAAATTATCCAACGGATTCAAAAGGCTATTTCCCTCCCTTGGGGTGGTAGCGGGACTTGGCTCAGCATTTTACTTCCTGTCGCTGGCGCTGCAATCCATTTCACTCGGCACCGCCTATGCCATCTGGTCCGGTGTCGGCACGGCGTTAACGGCAATGGTGGGGGTATTCTTTTACAAAGAGCGGCTTAATGCAAAAAAAATACTGGGACTGCTGCTCATCATCGGCGGCGTCATTACACTGAAGCTTGCTACCGGCGGGGCGCATTGA
- a CDS encoding nuclear transport factor 2 family protein: MEPNLLPQVIQDFIAAANKPDPDAYIDCFSEDALVFDEGKEWAGKTAIKKWSADHHFAAGITLEPKQDKQQEEETIVVFKVDGVFDKTGLPDPLYLDFYFQIRKHKIKQLAIRLSKESGQADKH, translated from the coding sequence ATGGAGCCTAATCTCCTTCCGCAGGTTATACAAGATTTTATAGCCGCTGCCAATAAACCCGATCCGGATGCTTATATCGACTGCTTTTCGGAAGATGCACTTGTGTTCGATGAAGGCAAAGAGTGGGCTGGCAAAACTGCTATAAAAAAATGGAGTGCCGATCATCACTTTGCTGCTGGCATAACGCTTGAACCCAAGCAGGATAAACAGCAGGAGGAAGAAACCATAGTGGTTTTTAAGGTTGACGGGGTTTTTGACAAAACCGGCCTCCCGGACCCTCTCTATTTGGATTTTTATTTTCAGATCCGTAAGCATAAGATTAAGCAGCTTGCGATTCGGCTGTCTAAAGAATCAGGACAAGCAGACAAACACTGA
- a CDS encoding beta-galactosidase: MSLKSPAFSSKVPVMLHGADYNPEQWLRYPEVLREDIRLMKLAGCNVMSVGIFSWVSLEPEEGVFTFEWLDNVLNSFAENGIYAFLATPSGARPAWMSEKYPEVLRVERNRVRNLHGFRHNHCYTSPVYREKTALINAKLAERYANHPAVIGWHISNEFGGECHCDLCQNAFREWLKVKYKGSLDELNHAWWATFWSHTYTSWEQIDSPAPHGETQVHGLNLDWRRFVSERTIDFCRHEIVSVRDYNPDLPVTTNMHMIDGIDYRELAKILDVVSWDAYPDWGYTEDGDDARLAAWTAMHHDLFRSFKHKPFLLMESTPSLTNWQSVSKLKRPGMHKLSSLQAVAHGSDSVQYFQWRKSRGSSEKFHGAVLDHSGHGETRVFKDVAEVGQILAGLTEVVGTSTPAETAILYDWDNRWAVKDAQGIRNSGLKYEETVLQHYRALWEQGIAVDMIGSGDDLSRYKLVIAPMLYLISEENGQRIEQYVEQGGTFLATYWSGVVGETDLCHLGGFPGPLRKTLGIWAEETEGLHSRDLNGLVLESGNVLNLSGDYDAHEIAELIHLEGAEALGHYRSDFYAGRPALTLNKLGAGEAYHLATRVKDLAFYVELYAAITAKAGITRTLESDLPVGVTAQLRTDGEHEYIFVQNFSGDVQTVKLDGRGYTDLESGAEVPAELELPVNGLAMLKRKAK, encoded by the coding sequence ATGAGTCTCAAATCCCCTGCATTCAGCAGCAAGGTTCCCGTGATGCTGCACGGAGCCGACTATAATCCTGAGCAATGGCTAAGATACCCGGAAGTTCTCCGTGAGGACATCCGGCTGATGAAGCTGGCAGGCTGTAATGTAATGTCTGTTGGTATTTTCTCCTGGGTATCACTGGAGCCGGAAGAAGGCGTGTTCACGTTTGAATGGCTGGATAATGTACTGAATTCCTTTGCAGAGAATGGCATTTATGCCTTCCTGGCGACTCCAAGCGGTGCGCGTCCGGCCTGGATGTCTGAGAAATATCCTGAGGTGCTGCGTGTCGAACGGAACCGTGTCCGCAATCTGCACGGCTTCCGCCATAACCACTGTTACACTTCACCGGTCTACCGGGAAAAGACAGCGCTGATCAACGCCAAGCTGGCGGAGCGTTATGCGAATCATCCGGCGGTCATCGGCTGGCATATTTCCAATGAGTTCGGCGGCGAATGCCACTGTGATCTCTGCCAGAATGCGTTCAGGGAATGGCTGAAGGTCAAATACAAGGGCAGCCTCGATGAGCTTAATCATGCCTGGTGGGCAACCTTCTGGAGCCATACGTACACTTCATGGGAGCAGATTGATTCCCCGGCTCCGCATGGTGAGACTCAGGTACACGGCCTGAACCTCGACTGGCGGCGGTTTGTCAGTGAGCGGACGATTGATTTCTGCCGTCATGAAATTGTTTCGGTACGGGATTACAACCCGGATCTGCCGGTTACAACCAATATGCACATGATCGACGGTATTGATTACCGTGAGCTGGCCAAAATTCTGGATGTGGTTTCCTGGGATGCCTATCCGGACTGGGGTTACACCGAGGACGGCGACGATGCCCGGCTGGCCGCCTGGACAGCGATGCACCATGATCTCTTCCGCAGCTTCAAGCATAAGCCGTTCCTGCTCATGGAGAGCACGCCATCACTCACGAACTGGCAGTCGGTCAGCAAGCTGAAGCGGCCGGGTATGCATAAGCTGTCATCCCTGCAGGCGGTTGCACATGGGTCGGATTCCGTGCAGTACTTCCAGTGGCGTAAAAGCCGCGGCTCCAGCGAGAAGTTCCACGGTGCCGTACTCGATCACAGCGGTCATGGCGAGACCCGGGTGTTCAAGGATGTGGCCGAAGTGGGCCAGATTCTGGCCGGTTTAACTGAAGTAGTCGGAACTTCGACACCTGCCGAAACAGCAATCCTGTATGACTGGGATAACCGCTGGGCGGTTAAGGATGCCCAGGGTATCCGCAATTCCGGCCTGAAATATGAAGAGACTGTACTGCAGCACTATCGTGCGCTGTGGGAGCAGGGCATTGCAGTCGATATGATCGGCTCCGGGGATGATCTGTCCCGCTATAAGCTGGTCATTGCACCGATGCTGTATCTGATCAGTGAAGAGAACGGGCAGCGGATTGAACAGTATGTAGAACAGGGCGGTACGTTCCTGGCTACCTACTGGTCAGGAGTTGTCGGTGAGACTGATCTTTGTCATCTCGGAGGCTTCCCTGGCCCGCTGCGCAAGACGCTGGGTATCTGGGCTGAAGAGACCGAAGGTCTGCATAGCCGCGATCTCAACGGACTGGTGCTGGAAAGCGGAAATGTTCTGAATCTGTCCGGTGACTACGATGCGCATGAAATTGCGGAGCTGATTCATCTGGAAGGCGCAGAGGCGCTTGGCCATTACCGCAGCGACTTCTATGCCGGCCGCCCGGCGCTGACCCTGAACAAGCTTGGTGCAGGTGAGGCGTACCATCTGGCTACACGTGTCAAAGACCTGGCGTTCTACGTGGAGCTGTATGCGGCGATCACTGCCAAGGCAGGAATCACCCGTACCCTGGAGTCTGATCTGCCTGTGGGAGTAACCGCACAGCTGCGCACAGACGGCGAGCATGAGTATATTTTCGTGCAGAATTTCAGCGGTGATGTACAGACGGTCAAGCTGGACGGACGCGGTTATACCGATCTGGAATCCGGCGCAGAGGTTCCTGCTGAGCTGGAACTGCCGGTCAATGGCCTGGCCATGCTGAAACGCAAAGCGAAGTAA